Sequence from the Populus nigra chromosome 17, ddPopNigr1.1, whole genome shotgun sequence genome:
gtagaaaaaaaaattatctcaaggGGTTGGTTTAGGGGTTAAAAAGGTATGTTTCCTTACTTTACTTTTCTGGGTTCAAACCTTCGAGCCGGCAAGCAGTGTGAAGGGTGCGCTCTTGATATTGTCTGGGagagaatttatttttgactGCTAGTCGAACGATAcccttaaaaaagaaagaaattataaaaattgctTTTGGACTTAGCATCtgctttgattctttttttagaaattccAAACTTTTACATGATTTcaaattttctcttttcatatcACAATAAACTTGCATTTATGTATTGAAATCTGTAATTCGAATATTGCGAAGCATATAGTTGTAAAGGTGATTTCTGAGTTGAATTGTTTTTTCCATGTCTCCTGCATGCCTTGAGAAATTTGGAGAATTTGATACTTGGGAGTTCAAAAAACttggaaaatataataaataccaTAACGCAAATCAGCCTGGACTGCAAGCCTGCAAGAAACTTGTTGGCTTACGTGCATCTTGTGGTGCATGTATGGATATTAAGAACTTGTTGATGATATTACAGGGTTGTAAGGAACCTTGTATACTTTAATGCAAGAAACTGCGTAGATTTTGAGCCTGATAACAAATTGTTAGAGGTTCTGCTTCGCACATTAGCACACATTCAAGTGTGAAGGTTCAAgacttgatgatttctcagactcTGAAATGGCATGGTTTCAATTCAGTACTTGCCGATAACGAACACGTTGGCctgatttattataaaaaaataatattatttaactattagaatgaaaatacaatattattttatcatataattaaataatattatttttataataaatcacCTCTCGACGAGTTCTTCACTGGCTAttactaaatttaaatttaccatataattaaataatagacGCTATTTCACGCGATTAGTCGcagattatgatttttaatatcatcagaCCTGATCTAATGATAAGATTAGAAAAATCATctccaaaattattttgtgCTACGGTGAAACATCCacatcttatatatttttcgttaattaatatataaaactgcctactataatatttttgtaatggtAAGATTAGAAAAATCGtctccaaaatttcaagaaataaaaaccaaCTAAAACTACATTGATAATTCAATAGGATATCCATTTGTTTGCTGTTTGCTCCTTGAAATCATTAACAAAAGTTGTGAGATTTGACATCATTACTACACTGGCTTCTTCTCCCATGGTTATCTCATGCAGCCTCGTCAACTTATCATTCATCGTATGATCTTCCATCACCCTCCTCAAGCCTTGTTCCATTTCTTTTTCCCCAAAACCATTGATCTTTACTCCAATTTTCCATTTCTCAGTAATGTATGCACAATTCACAAACTGGTCTCCAGCAACTGGATAGCATATAAGGCATTTTTGGCATTGTATTGCTTCCATTGTTGAATTCCATCCACAATGTGTGAGATAGCACGTTACAGCCTTGTGTTGCAATACCTTCAGTTGCGGTGCCCATGACACCACTTTACCTTGCTTTGACACTCTTTCTATGTATCCGAAAGGCAACCCACCTTGCCAAGTAGGCCCTAACACCCAAATAAAAGGTTGTCCCAATGCTTCAAGTGTCAAAGCAAGTTTTTTCACTTTTCCTTCTCCTAATGGGCTAACCCAACTTCCAAATGAAATGTAAAGAACCGAGCTAGGCTTTTGCTTGTCTAGCCATAGCAAGCAACTCATATCTTCTTCCCAGAAGCTAGGGTTTTTAACTAGTGGATGCTTACTCAATGCTCCAACTTGGAAAATGAGTGGTTGATCCATAGAGTTCTCTAGCAAAGCACCATTTCGTGGTTTGTCATGATCAATGCATTCCTCTGGAAAGGAATTCACAAGTAGCCATGAAAGCTTTCTTGATCGATCTAAGGTTCTTGTCCAAAACTCGAACCTTGCTTTCCTTGAAGCTGGAGTTCCAATTAGCCACGGAAGATCTTCAGTAGATAGCAAAGGTTGATTAGGTAGAAAGCATAATGGACCTAGATGTTGAGGACTTCCTGCCAAATGCCAGCAAGCTCTTTAAAAATGTATAGAACGCATGTGCAACcttatactaaaacaatatgCCAATTCATTAAACATATCAGATAAAAACATTGTATTAGAAAACTTATAAGAGTAGAATGTACAAATAAATTGACTTCTGCTAGCTTCATgcaaagtaatatatatattacaagataaataattaatatggtataaataaaataaaaacttgacatGTGGATACCCTTTCATCCCTATTAGTGATCCTAGATTCGACAATGGTTCcaaacttcattattttatgGTCTTTGTATAATCCAAGGTTTCAGCTTTAAATTTTGTCCTTAACTACTAATGGATACAGCTTCTATGGAATTTGTTCACGTGAAAGCTGACCTAATGGtttcgttttcttttagttattgtGAATAAAACAGTGTAATTTCGTACACTTTGATCTTCCTCTGCATAAAAAATGCTGCTCTCAATCATGCAAAGCAATTATGGAAATGTGTACTAATCTCATCATAATTACTCTGCATGATAGTGAtcgttttaaaataattcttaattggTTGACCCGACAAATTTGCTTCCTACATTATCTAGGGCATGTGTCTGATTAATTAGTTCTAtagaataaattaagaaaatagtaAACCATGTTATTCTGAAAGTCCGAACAACATCAGCCTGGTTGGAGGATATACCAATTATTCGTGTTATTGATTCGATTTGATGTTCTTGAATTCATCGATTGTTAAACAAGAAAGTTAAAAGTCGACAAATgcattgataaattaattacctcataattaataatatgcTTGACCAGTTCCTGATTAATTTAGCTTGTTTGggtcaggttttaaaaaaatttaatttaacactGGTTAACCacatattatttgtgttatagattcgatttaatatttttaaattcatcaattattaaataaaaaattaaaaattatataaaatttcattaaattaataaaataattattaattcataaacCTCGTACAACAAATCAACCTGAAAATCAACTTACTCTTAAACatgctatattttaaaaaaattaactcaaagtTGACTATTAATTTCCTACCCAATCAACACGGTTAACATCTAGTTTGAGCtcttgtatataaaaaatatttaaaattatatatttttaacttaaaaaaataaaataatattattttagattgattGAATCAACTCGGTCAGCTCGGATGATGATGGGATTTATTTGATCGcattaaatgtaaataaaatcacTTACCGGTTTCAGAAATAAGGCCGGTTCTAACCATGTCAGGTATGGCTGCAATCAACTGGTATGTAGCAAGCATGGCAGGCCAAAATCCAGCCACGGGAACCCCACATCGATGGCCAACTTCAATAGCCCAGGAAGCTAATAAATCAACAATCATGCACGCCACCACTTCACCATCTTCATTGAATTTCCGAACCAGACCCTCCAAGTGACTTGGCATGTTTATTTCCATAGCTTTCTCATTAGCAAAGAAGTCACGAGGCATGTCCATTTCCAACCCATCTGGTATTGAAATGCATGAAATATTAGACTTCGGATCAATATTTGATATGATCCTACGGTGGATGAATTCCGGGGTGACCATCACCGGCTCGAATCCATGGTCAAGAAAGGCCGAGGCTAGCTTGAGCAAGGGAGTAACATGGCCTTGTGCTGGATATGGAACTAGAATGATTTTGGGTGTTTGTATGCGCTTCATATTTCCCATGCTTCGTAACACTTCTGGGCTCAAAACTAGCTATTCTCTCTTGATCTTTCTTGCATTAGAATCGAAACTCTACCTCAAATATATATAGAGAGGGAGGGAAAAACTATAGTCAACTAAGCATGTGCCTTAACATGTGCatttatttgtatatatatatatatatatgatgaactcgcctTTTCCGACAACattaaagaaagaaaccaaaatGGAAATCGAATCATGAATTTTCTTgcgttattttttagataagaatttaatttaatttcgaAAATCACATGCATGTAATCTAATTACAAACAAGAAACATGTGTGAGCATATAGAAAACCTATTAGGTACAATGTCACTACACAAATGGGTCAAAAAAACACATGGCCTCGACACCTTTAGTTCATTTGGTGCATTAAAAGGAAAGCAAGTGGGTTTATGGGCACCCCCACAAGCCACAATGTCTTTCTGATCACGGCATGGCCGGCGGTTCGTGTCCCTACACGTGACAATATGTCATGCtccttttttaacattttttgtcGTGCCATGAGTGGCTGCTTGATGAACATCGCTAGCTCGGTTGTCCTAGCAAGGGGATAGGCTAAGCACCTTAGGTGTCTGTCCAacacttttttgttgttttttcctttgctttACCATTATTCCACTATTCCCTTTcgaaattattgtttttgaagACGTGTTCCGTCGACTCAGCCTACAATCTAGGTTAAAGATCTGATAAATTgatataacttcataaaaaaattaatttcaaagctACATtgttaagaaaacaaataaaaatatcgtTTAGATTTTGAGAAGTCAGTCCGCTAAGTTAAACTATGTGaattctaaattgattttttttaataccatgCTAGAAAAAGGTCGGTTGAATTCCAAGTATACCCATAAGGGAAgccattttaataatatatcgtGCTTGAAACTTCATCCATGCCTTGTTTTATAAACTTTATCTCCTGGAGTACTGTGTTGTTTTCTCTTCCCAATTAATTATTGGGTTTTTTAACCTGGATTTTgcgatattatttgtttttatatcctttcatctctctttataaataattctatttcattaaataattttattgacgAATTAATTCCATCCGTGTAAACCATGACATCTATATtgaattaccaaaaaaaaaaaaacactctcgCAGAGAATTCTGGGTAGAAATGGCTGCTGTTTCTTCTCTAATTGTAACGTGGAAAGGTTGTCTGATGATTAAAAATCTCTTGTGCAATTGTACCTAATCAATGTTTTATTTCAAGGATTCCACTACACAGCCTGGAGGAAATGAATGAGGTACACATCCTCTTGATTAAGAAATGCGATGGATAAGTTTCATGAGATCTTTCCTTTGATTTAATTAACGTATTTAATTACATTACAGTCAGATTGCATTTTAAGATATtacatattatttattcttattttttccatctagaagaaaacaattaagaaaattatactTAATCTCGATCCATTCTGTATGgctatatatgttttatttattcaatattcAATATCAAATTGGAAAATTGTCACACATGCTTGACTTAATTTACAGCATTAATCGTATACGATTCCTTGAATTAATTAAGACCTAATGTTTTGCTTGAAACTATGTGCACtcgtataaatatatatattatgaggCCCATAGTATAGATTATTTAGACAAATTAATTAGTGGAAGGTAATGAGTTCTGCTCTGTATAAataatctcttctttttttctctatacTATAAAATACGTCTTTTATCTGAATTTTCACTCTCATTTTCTgataatttctttgaatttaataGTAAGGTCAAAATGACTGAACTTAATTACTGTCTAGCTTCGATTGGATACCATGCAATGCTTTTGTGTGTGGATTAATCAGTAgattacatatataattattagaaCTCATTCAAGGCTCGGGTGATGAATTTATTGagtcaattataaaataatatttttatcataattttaataaaacatttga
This genomic interval carries:
- the LOC133676816 gene encoding UDP-glycosyltransferase 82A1, with amino-acid sequence MGNMKRIQTPKIILVPYPAQGHVTPLLKLASAFLDHGFEPVMVTPEFIHRRIISNIDPKSNISCISIPDGLEMDMPRDFFANEKAMEINMPSHLEGLVRKFNEDGEVVACMIVDLLASWAIEVGHRCGVPVAGFWPAMLATYQLIAAIPDMVRTGLISETGSPQHLGPLCFLPNQPLLSTEDLPWLIGTPASRKARFEFWTRTLDRSRKLSWLLVNSFPEECIDHDKPRNGALLENSMDQPLIFQVGALSKHPLVKNPSFWEEDMSCLLWLDKQKPSSVLYISFGSWVSPLGEGKVKKLALTLEALGQPFIWVLGPTWQGGLPFGYIERVSKQGKVVSWAPQLKVLQHKAVTCYLTHCGWNSTMEAIQCQKCLICYPVAGDQFVNCAYITEKWKIGVKINGFGEKEMEQGLRRVMEDHTMNDKLTRLHEITMGEEASVVMMSNLTTFVNDFKEQTANKWISY